A window of the Streptomyces sp. NBC_00454 genome harbors these coding sequences:
- a CDS encoding flippase-like domain-containing protein → MSPPDDGATGHSGDSGDSADAKDSTDSKSASDSADSPSRSTDALAALAAEAPHGHTPTAADQVEVDEPLLAARVHRPSDLVRLLVGVLGIAVVLGIAAFAHGTTAGLEADISNGTGQAPDVLIKVAGLVSSIAVLLVPVAFAIERLIKRDGLRIADGVLAAVLAHGVTLATDLWVSQGASATIQEALTRPTGAGGALTDPVHGYLAPVIAYMTAVGMTRRPRWRVALWVVLLLDAFAMLVGGYTTPFSIILTVLIGWSVAYGTLYAVGSPNVRPTGQNLLAGLRRVGFQPVSAMRAESPEGPDSTEVSDRGRRYHVTLEDGPPLDVTVVDREQQAQGFYYRVWRRLTLRGITTRRSLQSLRQALEQEALLAYAAIAAGANAPKLIATSELGPDAVMLVYEHLGGRSLDSLADEEITDDLSRNAWEQVRALQSRRIAHRRLTGDALVVDRSGSTGSGSTGSGSTAGSGSGSITLTDLRGGEIAAGDLVLRMDIAQLLTTLGLRVGAERSVASAVSVLGPDAVADCLPLLQPIALSRSTRATLRKLARERADREREAVLESSRAAKAAREADSASPTARSAADRKAEKKALDDALDGAREEDLLSQIRQQVLLIRPQAEAEPARLERIRPRTLVSFIAGAFGAYFLLTQLAHVNFATIVSEARWGWVGAALAFSVLTYFAAAMSLLGFVPERVPFLRTVLAQVAGSFVKLVAPAAVGGVALNTRFLQRAGIRPGLAVASVGASQLFGLASHILLLLSFGYLTGTEKTPEMTPSRTVIAGLLTVAVLVLVVTAVPFLRKFVATRVRALFAGVVPRMLDVLQRPQKLLTGIGGMLLLTGCFVMCLDASIRAFGGGEAISYASIAVVFLAGNALGSAAPTPGGIGAVETTLTLGLIAAGLENQVAISAVLLFRLMTFWLPVLPGWISFNFLTRKEAI, encoded by the coding sequence GTGAGCCCTCCGGACGACGGCGCGACGGGGCACTCCGGCGACTCCGGCGACTCCGCTGACGCGAAGGACTCCACGGACTCCAAGAGCGCCTCGGACTCCGCGGACTCCCCGAGCCGCTCCACGGACGCCCTGGCCGCCTTGGCCGCCGAGGCCCCGCACGGGCACACCCCGACCGCGGCCGACCAGGTGGAGGTCGACGAGCCGCTGCTGGCCGCCCGCGTGCACCGTCCCTCCGACCTCGTACGGCTCCTCGTCGGCGTCCTCGGCATCGCCGTGGTCCTCGGCATCGCCGCCTTCGCCCACGGCACCACCGCGGGCCTGGAAGCCGACATCAGCAACGGCACCGGCCAGGCGCCGGACGTGCTGATCAAGGTCGCCGGGCTGGTCTCCAGCATCGCCGTGCTCCTCGTGCCGGTGGCCTTCGCCATCGAGCGGCTGATCAAGCGCGACGGGCTGCGCATCGCCGACGGCGTGCTCGCCGCCGTGCTCGCGCACGGAGTCACCCTCGCCACCGACCTGTGGGTCTCCCAGGGCGCCTCCGCGACCATCCAGGAGGCCCTCACCCGGCCGACCGGGGCCGGCGGGGCCCTCACCGATCCGGTCCACGGCTACCTCGCGCCCGTGATCGCGTACATGACGGCCGTCGGGATGACCCGGCGGCCGCGCTGGCGGGTCGCGCTGTGGGTGGTCCTACTGCTGGACGCCTTCGCGATGCTGGTCGGCGGCTACACCACCCCCTTCTCGATCATCCTGACCGTGCTGATCGGCTGGAGCGTCGCGTACGGAACCCTGTACGCGGTCGGCTCGCCGAACGTCCGGCCCACCGGGCAGAACCTCCTCGCGGGCCTGCGCCGGGTCGGCTTCCAGCCGGTCAGCGCGATGCGCGCCGAGTCCCCGGAGGGCCCCGACAGCACCGAGGTCAGCGACCGCGGGCGGCGCTACCACGTGACCCTGGAGGACGGCCCGCCGCTGGACGTCACCGTCGTGGACCGCGAGCAGCAGGCCCAGGGCTTCTACTACCGGGTCTGGCGGCGCCTGACCCTGCGCGGGATCACCACCCGGCGCAGTCTCCAGTCGCTGCGCCAGGCCCTTGAGCAGGAGGCGCTGCTCGCCTACGCGGCCATCGCCGCCGGGGCCAACGCGCCCAAGCTGATCGCCACCTCCGAGCTCGGCCCGGACGCCGTGATGCTCGTCTACGAACACCTCGGCGGCCGGAGCCTGGACTCGCTGGCCGACGAGGAGATCACCGACGACCTGAGCCGCAACGCCTGGGAACAGGTACGGGCCCTGCAGTCGCGGCGCATCGCGCACCGGCGGCTGACCGGGGACGCCCTGGTGGTGGATCGTTCCGGCAGCACGGGTTCGGGCAGCACGGGTTCGGGCAGCACCGCGGGCAGCGGCTCGGGCAGCATCACCCTGACCGACCTGCGCGGCGGCGAGATCGCGGCCGGCGACCTCGTGCTGCGCATGGACATCGCCCAGCTGCTCACCACCCTCGGCCTGCGGGTCGGCGCCGAGCGTTCGGTGGCCTCGGCGGTGTCCGTCCTGGGCCCGGACGCGGTGGCGGACTGTCTGCCGCTGCTCCAGCCGATCGCGCTGAGCCGCTCCACCCGGGCCACGCTGCGCAAGCTCGCGCGGGAACGGGCGGACCGGGAGCGGGAGGCGGTACTGGAGTCCTCGCGGGCGGCGAAGGCCGCGCGCGAGGCGGACTCCGCTTCGCCCACCGCGCGCTCGGCGGCCGACCGCAAGGCCGAGAAGAAGGCGCTGGACGACGCGCTCGACGGGGCCCGCGAGGAGGACCTGCTGAGCCAGATCCGCCAGCAGGTGCTGCTGATCCGCCCGCAGGCGGAGGCGGAGCCGGCCCGGCTGGAACGGATCCGGCCGCGCACGCTGGTGTCGTTCATCGCGGGCGCCTTCGGCGCGTACTTCCTGCTCACGCAGCTCGCGCACGTCAACTTCGCCACGATCGTCAGTGAGGCGCGCTGGGGCTGGGTCGGGGCCGCGCTGGCCTTCTCGGTGCTCACGTACTTCGCGGCGGCGATGAGCCTGCTGGGCTTCGTGCCCGAGCGGGTGCCGTTCCTGCGGACCGTACTGGCGCAGGTCGCCGGATCCTTCGTGAAGCTGGTGGCTCCGGCGGCGGTGGGCGGTGTCGCGCTGAACACCCGCTTCCTCCAGCGGGCCGGCATCCGGCCGGGGCTGGCGGTGGCCAGCGTCGGCGCCTCGCAGCTCTTCGGGCTGGCCAGCCACATCCTGCTGCTGCTGTCCTTCGGCTATCTGACGGGCACCGAGAAGACCCCGGAGATGACCCCGTCCAGGACGGTGATCGCCGGTCTGCTGACGGTGGCCGTGCTGGTGCTGGTGGTCACGGCGGTGCCGTTCCTGCGGAAGTTCGTGGCGACCCGGGTACGGGCGCTGTTCGCGGGTGTGGTGCCGCGCATGCTGGACGTCCTGCAGCGTCCGCAGAAGCTCCTCACCGGCATCGGCGGGATGCTGCTGCTGACCGGCTGCTTCGTGATGTGCCTGGACGCCTCGATCCGCGCCTTCGGCGGCGGCGAGGCCATCAGCTACGCGAGCATCGCGGTCGTGTTCCTCGCGGGCAACGCGCTGGGCTCGGCGGCGCCGACTCCGGGCGGCATCGGCGCGGTGGAGACCACGCTGACGCTGGGTCTGATCGCGGCGGGGCTGGAGAACCAGGTGGCGATCTCCGCGGTGCTGCTGTTCCGGCTGATGACGTTCTGGCTGCCGGTGCTGCCGGGATGGATTTCCTTCAACTTCCTGACGCGCAAAGAGGCGATCTGA
- a CDS encoding methyltransferase domain-containing protein: MFSDADYGEHVAASYQHGQGLPPRTLNMWLDVFARHVGPAAPDTVIDLGCGTGRFTPLLADRFGARVFGVEPSEPMLEVARESHPHPRVTYLQGQAERIPLPDSCAGLLVLFQVVQHFSDPVKAAAEIARVLRPGGTVVLHAFFAGQNFTTTHSRYFPGAHAIEEARLPRLDDTVAQLRTADLRLTAAEQHVMDLADGLRSYAERMSHRALSIFQYLPEEEIEAGLARLHAEAARETHPAPVRTAAQLIVLRKPPFHGARPHQPRPGRRVPALEEQQE; this comes from the coding sequence ATGTTCTCGGACGCCGATTACGGTGAGCACGTGGCGGCCTCGTACCAGCACGGCCAGGGCCTGCCGCCCCGGACCCTGAACATGTGGCTGGACGTCTTCGCACGCCACGTCGGCCCGGCCGCCCCGGACACGGTCATCGACCTGGGCTGCGGCACCGGGCGCTTCACACCGCTGCTGGCCGACCGGTTCGGGGCCCGGGTATTCGGTGTCGAACCCTCCGAGCCCATGCTCGAAGTGGCCCGCGAGAGCCATCCGCACCCGCGCGTGACCTACCTGCAGGGCCAGGCGGAGCGCATCCCCCTACCCGACTCCTGTGCGGGACTCCTCGTGCTCTTCCAGGTCGTCCAGCACTTCTCGGACCCGGTGAAGGCCGCCGCCGAGATCGCACGGGTCCTGCGCCCGGGCGGCACCGTCGTCCTGCACGCCTTCTTCGCCGGCCAGAACTTCACCACCACGCACTCCCGCTACTTCCCCGGCGCCCACGCGATCGAGGAGGCGCGGCTGCCGCGCCTCGACGACACCGTCGCGCAGTTGCGGACCGCCGATCTCCGGCTGACGGCCGCGGAGCAGCACGTGATGGACCTCGCGGACGGGCTGCGGTCGTACGCCGAGCGCATGAGCCACCGGGCGCTGTCGATCTTCCAGTACCTGCCCGAGGAGGAGATCGAAGCGGGGCTCGCCCGGCTCCACGCGGAAGCCGCGCGCGAGACCCACCCCGCGCCGGTCCGCACGGCGGCGCAGCTGATCGTCCTGCGCAAGCCCCCTTTCCACGGGGCCCGCCCCCACCAGCCCCGGCCCGGCCGCCGGGTGCCCGCCCTAGAAGAGCAGCAGGAGTGA
- a CDS encoding MGMT family protein, whose translation MSEELPAYAERVLEAAERIPPGRVMTYGDVAEWLGEGGPRQVGRVMALYGGAVPWWRVVRADGRPLPGSERRALENYRAEATPLRLTADGEPRLDMRRARWDGSAGAVTTQDEGHI comes from the coding sequence ATGAGCGAAGAGCTGCCCGCCTACGCGGAGCGGGTGCTGGAGGCGGCCGAGCGGATTCCGCCCGGCCGGGTGATGACGTACGGCGACGTCGCGGAGTGGCTCGGCGAGGGGGGACCCCGGCAAGTCGGCCGCGTCATGGCACTGTACGGCGGAGCCGTGCCCTGGTGGCGCGTGGTGCGGGCGGACGGCCGCCCGCTGCCCGGCAGCGAACGGCGCGCACTGGAGAACTACCGCGCCGAGGCCACCCCGCTGCGCCTGACCGCGGACGGCGAACCGCGGCTGGACATGCGGCGGGCGCGCTGGGACGGATCCGCCGGGGCAGTCACAACGCAGGACGAAGGTCACATCTGA
- a CDS encoding YwiC-like family protein codes for MSPKKATAWIPDQHGAWAMLTVPFLAGTFLAPRPGWAHALLLAAWLLGYCALFHAQQWLRLRRAAARRPAVARGHLRPAAVFGAACAAAGIPLAVAHPWLLLAGAAAAPFAATTTWYAHRNRERALINGLAAVVPACGMLLVAAHLGGAGWPWAPAAACLLYFAGTVPYVKTMIRERNSRTYYRGSVAHHAAALALSAAFLSPWLALPFGAYLARAIALPGRGLKVPLVGAVEIACSTALLASLLLLF; via the coding sequence GTGTCACCCAAGAAGGCCACCGCCTGGATACCGGACCAGCACGGGGCCTGGGCGATGCTGACGGTGCCGTTCCTCGCGGGTACGTTCCTGGCGCCCCGGCCCGGATGGGCGCACGCGCTGCTCCTCGCGGCCTGGCTCCTCGGCTACTGCGCCCTCTTCCACGCACAGCAGTGGCTGCGCCTGCGCAGGGCCGCGGCGCGGCGGCCGGCGGTGGCGCGGGGACACCTGCGTCCCGCGGCCGTCTTCGGCGCGGCGTGCGCGGCGGCCGGCATCCCGCTCGCGGTGGCGCACCCCTGGCTGCTCCTCGCCGGCGCGGCGGCGGCCCCGTTCGCGGCGACCACCACCTGGTACGCCCACCGCAACCGGGAGCGGGCGCTGATCAACGGACTGGCGGCGGTGGTCCCGGCCTGCGGGATGCTGCTGGTGGCCGCGCACCTGGGCGGGGCCGGGTGGCCATGGGCCCCGGCGGCGGCCTGCCTGCTGTACTTCGCGGGCACCGTCCCCTACGTGAAGACGATGATCCGGGAGCGGAACTCCCGTACGTACTACCGCGGATCGGTGGCCCACCACGCGGCGGCCCTCGCCCTGTCGGCGGCCTTCCTCTCCCCGTGGCTGGCGCTCCCCTTCGGGGCCTACCTGGCCAGGGCGATCGCCCTGCCCGGGCGGGGCCTCAAGGTACCGCTGGTCGGAGCCGTCGAAATCGCCTGCTCGACGGCCCTGCTGGCGTCACTCCTGCTGCTCTTCTAG
- the solA gene encoding N-methyl-L-tryptophan oxidase has translation MINSIDADVIVVGLGAMGSQTLWRLAERGVDVIGIEQFAPGHDHGASHGESRIIRSAYAEGASYVPLVKEAWQLWRDLEHASGRALLEQTGALMLGPADSPVIVGPLASARAWDLKYKVLDTEELRSAFPQYAPLDGLMGFYEEDAGYLRPEASVTAAVEVARARGAEVLQDTAVTEILPDPGRPRVRIGDRELTARHVVVAVGGWLRRLLPATAPLMTVERRVMGWFRPADPAAFGAQHFPVFVHSDASGDHNLYGFPSLDGETLKVGLHTWPGIYETIDPAAGHRPPDAADAQRFAEAVHRTFVGVDPQPVRMESCMYSLTPDRHFLVGPRRDLPGLTLLGGFSGHGFKFASVIGEIAAQFAVTGKTGLPVDKFDPHRFDS, from the coding sequence ATGATCAATTCAATTGACGCGGACGTCATTGTCGTCGGACTCGGCGCGATGGGCAGCCAGACGCTCTGGCGCCTCGCCGAGCGGGGCGTCGACGTGATCGGCATCGAGCAGTTCGCGCCCGGACACGACCACGGGGCCAGCCACGGCGAGTCCCGGATCATTCGCAGCGCCTACGCCGAGGGAGCCTCGTACGTCCCGCTCGTCAAAGAGGCGTGGCAGCTGTGGCGGGACCTGGAGCACGCCTCGGGGCGGGCCCTCCTCGAACAGACCGGCGCGCTGATGCTCGGCCCGGCCGATTCGCCGGTCATCGTCGGACCGCTGGCCTCCGCACGGGCCTGGGACCTGAAGTACAAGGTGCTGGACACGGAGGAACTGCGGAGCGCCTTCCCCCAGTACGCGCCGCTCGACGGGCTGATGGGCTTCTACGAGGAGGACGCGGGCTACCTGCGTCCCGAGGCCTCGGTCACCGCGGCCGTCGAGGTGGCCCGCGCCCGCGGCGCCGAGGTGCTCCAGGACACCGCCGTGACCGAGATCCTCCCGGACCCCGGCCGCCCCCGGGTCCGCATCGGCGACCGCGAGCTCACCGCGCGCCATGTGGTCGTCGCGGTCGGCGGCTGGCTCCGGCGGCTGCTGCCCGCCACCGCACCGCTGATGACCGTCGAGCGCCGGGTCATGGGCTGGTTCCGCCCGGCGGACCCCGCCGCCTTCGGCGCCCAGCACTTCCCCGTGTTCGTGCACAGCGACGCCTCCGGCGATCACAACCTCTACGGTTTTCCCTCGCTCGACGGCGAGACCCTCAAGGTCGGCCTGCACACCTGGCCCGGCATCTACGAGACCATCGACCCGGCCGCCGGACACCGCCCCCCGGACGCGGCCGACGCACAGCGTTTCGCCGAGGCCGTGCACCGCACCTTCGTCGGCGTCGACCCCCAGCCCGTCCGCATGGAGTCGTGCATGTACTCGCTGACCCCCGACCGGCACTTCCTCGTCGGCCCCCGCAGGGACCTCCCCGGGCTCACCCTGCTCGGCGGCTTCTCCGGTCACGGGTTCAAGTTCGCCAGCGTGATCGGCGAGATCGCGGCGCAGTTCGCCGTCACCGGGAAGACGGGCCTGCCCGTGGACAAGTTCGACCCCCACCGATTCGACTCGTGA
- a CDS encoding ATP-dependent helicase yields the protein MNTSSSDGHRTERRRTRTPDAYRLVRTGPERVDPPVLDAAQRAVVEHTGGPLLVLAGPGTGKTTTLVEAVAARVEAGTDPARILILTFSRKAAVELRDRTALRLGGARAPQATTFHSFCYGLVRAHQDTELFADPLRLLSGPEQDVMVRTLLEGQRRLRPGAAIRWPEDLRAALTTRGFADEVRAVLARARELGLGPDALADFAARLGRPDWQAAAAFLSEYLDVLDLQGTLDYAELLHRAVLLAERTPTLSSSYDAIYVDEYQDTDASQLRLLRVLAGPAGRLTAFGDPDQSIYAFRGADINNILDFETSFPGARIHALTVSRRSPAVLLAATRQLTARMPVPRLPSAAVRAHRALASSRDGGRVEVFTYPTAGAELDNIADILRRAHLEDGVPWQDMAVLVRAGGRTLPQMRRALIAAGVPAETDGTDTPLRHEPAVTPLLTALRTLAQSALPAPPATPADPLGTTEGSEPEAGSGPSLKAAPAPEAGLGSEAALAPAPEAAAALASEAVLAAAAVPGAVPAPASKAAPAFEVASAPAAGTGSADRPSDGPGSAADGPGSAESASAAAPGSTDGQDTGQDADQDTGRDAGWVGVEAALVLLTSPLGGMDAADLRRLGRALRDEERAAGIRMPAPSDVLLARALAEPERLVAHDPAYARGAQRLGLLLRKARELLAGGGTAEEVLWTLWDGTPWPQRLERNARRGGSAGRNADRDLDAICALFDTAARAEERTGGAGALNFLEQLEAEDIAGDTLTPRAVRRETVRLMTAHRSKGLEWGLVVVAGVQEGLWPDLRRRGSLLEADRIGRDGLAEPLTPGALLSEERRLFYVAATRARHRLVVTAVKAPADDGDQPSRFLTELGVPVKDVTGRPRRPLAVPALVAELRATTVDPEASEALREAAARRLARLAVLTDDEDRPLVPAAHPQRWWGLYEPTRSSVPLRDRDRPVALSGSALDQLANTCSLQWFLGREVKADAPSTAAQGFGNVVHVLADEVASGRTPADLAVLMERLDSVWDSLAFDAPWKSRQEKDNARAALERFLRWHTTDRGGRESVATEHDFDVTLEAGEYAVRIRGSMDRVEADPQGRAYVVDFKTGKGAPTKDEVARHPQLAVYQLAVREGAVDEVFDGLRPEPGGAELVQLRQGAPKKDGGDEVPKIQAQEPLHGEWVGDLLATAAGRVLDERFAPAIGKHCDHCSFRSSCSARPEGRQTVE from the coding sequence GTGAACACCTCTTCCTCCGACGGCCACCGCACCGAGCGGCGGCGTACGCGGACCCCGGACGCGTACCGCCTCGTGCGTACCGGGCCGGAACGGGTGGATCCTCCTGTGCTGGACGCAGCGCAGCGCGCGGTGGTTGAGCACACCGGCGGCCCGCTGCTGGTACTGGCCGGGCCGGGCACCGGAAAGACGACCACGCTGGTCGAGGCGGTCGCGGCCCGCGTCGAGGCGGGCACCGATCCCGCACGCATTCTGATCCTCACCTTCAGCCGCAAGGCGGCCGTGGAACTGCGGGACCGCACCGCCCTGCGGCTCGGCGGCGCCCGCGCCCCGCAGGCCACCACCTTCCACTCCTTCTGCTACGGACTGGTCCGCGCCCACCAGGACACCGAACTGTTCGCGGACCCGCTGCGGCTGCTGTCCGGCCCGGAGCAGGACGTCATGGTCCGCACCCTCCTGGAGGGACAGCGCCGGCTGCGCCCGGGCGCGGCCATCCGCTGGCCCGAAGACCTGCGGGCCGCGCTGACCACGCGCGGGTTCGCCGACGAGGTCCGCGCGGTCCTGGCCCGCGCCCGCGAGCTGGGCCTCGGCCCCGACGCCCTCGCCGACTTCGCGGCCCGCCTGGGCCGGCCGGACTGGCAGGCGGCGGCGGCCTTCCTCTCGGAGTACCTGGACGTCCTGGACCTCCAGGGCACCCTGGACTACGCCGAACTCCTGCACCGCGCGGTGCTGCTGGCGGAGCGCACCCCGACGCTGTCCTCGTCCTACGACGCGATCTACGTGGACGAGTACCAGGACACCGACGCCTCGCAGCTGCGGCTGCTGCGCGTACTGGCCGGACCGGCGGGCCGACTGACCGCCTTCGGCGATCCCGACCAGTCGATCTACGCCTTCCGGGGCGCGGACATCAACAACATCCTCGACTTCGAGACCTCCTTCCCGGGTGCGCGGATCCACGCCCTGACGGTCTCCCGCCGCTCGCCAGCCGTGCTCCTGGCAGCCACCCGGCAGCTGACCGCCCGCATGCCGGTGCCCCGCCTCCCCTCGGCGGCGGTACGGGCCCACCGCGCGCTCGCCTCCTCCCGGGACGGCGGCCGGGTCGAGGTCTTCACCTACCCCACGGCCGGCGCGGAACTGGACAACATCGCCGACATCCTGCGCCGGGCCCACCTGGAGGACGGCGTGCCCTGGCAGGACATGGCCGTCCTGGTCCGCGCGGGCGGCCGCACCCTGCCGCAGATGCGGCGCGCCCTGATCGCGGCGGGCGTCCCGGCCGAAACGGACGGCACGGACACCCCCCTCCGCCACGAACCGGCCGTCACCCCCCTCCTGACGGCCCTGCGCACCCTGGCCCAGTCGGCCCTCCCCGCACCGCCGGCGACCCCGGCCGACCCCCTCGGCACCACCGAGGGGTCCGAGCCCGAGGCCGGGTCCGGGCCCAGCCTCAAGGCCGCGCCCGCCCCTGAGGCCGGGCTCGGTTCTGAGGCCGCGCTCGCGCCCGCGCCTGAGGCCGCAGCCGCGCTCGCGTCTGAGGCGGTGCTCGCGGCCGCAGCTGTGCCCGGGGCCGTGCCTGCGCCTGCGTCCAAGGCTGCGCCCGCGTTCGAGGTTGCGTCCGCGCCCGCAGCCGGGACCGGCTCCGCGGACCGTCCGTCCGACGGCCCCGGCTCCGCCGCCGACGGCCCCGGCTCCGCCGAGTCCGCATCCGCCGCCGCCCCCGGTTCCACGGACGGCCAGGACACCGGCCAGGACGCCGACCAGGACACCGGTCGTGACGCCGGATGGGTCGGGGTCGAGGCCGCGCTCGTGCTGCTGACCTCGCCGCTCGGGGGGATGGACGCCGCCGATCTGCGGCGGCTCGGGCGTGCGCTGCGCGACGAGGAGCGGGCCGCCGGGATCCGGATGCCCGCGCCCTCCGACGTGCTGCTCGCCCGGGCCCTCGCGGAGCCGGAGCGGCTCGTCGCCCACGACCCGGCCTACGCCCGCGGCGCGCAGCGCCTCGGCCTGCTCCTGCGCAAGGCCCGCGAGCTCCTCGCCGGCGGCGGCACCGCCGAGGAGGTCCTGTGGACTCTCTGGGACGGCACCCCCTGGCCGCAGCGGCTCGAGCGCAACGCCCGCCGCGGCGGCTCCGCCGGCCGCAACGCCGACCGCGACCTCGACGCGATCTGCGCGCTCTTCGACACCGCCGCCCGCGCGGAGGAACGTACCGGCGGCGCCGGCGCGCTCAACTTCCTCGAACAGCTCGAAGCCGAGGACATCGCGGGCGACACCCTCACCCCCCGCGCCGTCCGCCGCGAGACCGTCCGGCTCATGACCGCCCACCGCTCCAAGGGCCTGGAGTGGGGACTCGTCGTCGTCGCGGGCGTCCAGGAAGGGCTCTGGCCGGACCTGCGCCGCCGCGGCTCCCTCCTCGAAGCCGACCGCATCGGACGCGACGGCCTCGCCGAGCCCCTCACCCCCGGCGCGCTGCTCTCCGAGGAGCGCCGCCTCTTCTACGTCGCCGCCACCCGCGCCCGCCACCGCCTCGTCGTCACCGCCGTCAAGGCCCCGGCCGACGACGGCGACCAGCCCTCCCGGTTCCTGACCGAGCTCGGCGTACCCGTCAAGGACGTCACCGGACGCCCCCGCCGCCCCCTCGCCGTGCCCGCCCTCGTCGCCGAGCTGCGCGCCACCACCGTTGACCCCGAGGCCTCCGAGGCCCTGCGCGAGGCCGCCGCCCGGCGCCTGGCCCGCCTCGCCGTGCTCACCGACGACGAGGACCGCCCGCTCGTCCCGGCGGCGCACCCGCAGCGCTGGTGGGGCCTGTACGAGCCCACCCGCAGCAGCGTCCCGCTCCGCGACCGGGACCGACCCGTCGCCCTGTCCGGCTCCGCCCTGGACCAGCTCGCCAACACCTGTTCGCTCCAGTGGTTCCTGGGCCGCGAGGTCAAGGCCGACGCCCCCTCCACCGCCGCCCAGGGCTTCGGCAACGTCGTCCACGTCCTCGCCGACGAGGTCGCCTCCGGGCGGACCCCCGCCGACCTCGCCGTCCTGATGGAACGCCTCGACTCCGTCTGGGACTCGCTCGCCTTCGACGCCCCCTGGAAGTCCCGCCAGGAGAAGGACAACGCCCGCGCCGCCCTGGAACGCTTCCTGCGCTGGCACACCACCGACCGCGGGGGCCGGGAGTCGGTGGCCACGGAGCACGATTTCGACGTCACGCTCGAAGCGGGGGAGTACGCCGTCCGGATCCGCGGCTCCATGGACCGGGTCGAGGCGGACCCGCAGGGACGGGCGTACGTGGTCGACTTCAAGACGGGCAAGGGGGCGCCGACCAAGGACGAGGTCGCGCGCCACCCGCAGCTCGCCGTCTACCAGCTCGCCGTGCGCGAGGGCGCCGTGGACGAGGTCTTCGACGGCCTGCGCCCCGAACCGGGCGGGGCCGAGCTCGTACAGCTGCGCCAGGGCGCGCCGAAGAAGGACGGCGGCGACGAGGTCCCGAAGATCCAGGCGCAGGAGCCCCTGCACGGCGAATGGGTCGGCGACCTGCTCGCCACCGCCGCCGGTCGGGTCCTCGACGAACGCTTCGCCCCCGCCATCGGCAAGCACTGCGACCACTGCTCCTTCCGCAGCTCGTGCAGCGCCCGGCCGGAGGGCCGCCAGACCGTCGAGTGA